Proteins from one Nymphalis io chromosome 23, ilAglIoxx1.1, whole genome shotgun sequence genomic window:
- the LOC126777442 gene encoding uncharacterized protein LOC126777442, whose amino-acid sequence MLLINPPLLEEGKPVKWPELNNSWKQIYFVGFTDRHYLLQHITYQMVPVDIDKCREFYKQEELDFKYIWPRHVLCSKGAESKSQCTFEAGMALVANNKGTLTLVGLSISGPGCSLPSRYIEFFPYIPWIKSHIVTLNLNFTRRSGTTRKKDVVPIDPSLNIVSDSHSMEHDFYVTKINDTTMVLNAAYANIKEYIGDCLDNPGVMMYREAGIIRAKGYNTGVYALSLYDLFYNKITCVMVTLKCKKRSLSKFWYEKGFRKDDLSDIIKVIPVAKRGKPVPPKILFLTDMYHRYDKIITANIYFKFEFKHEATINIDFFGTLVPTTTTTSTINN is encoded by the exons ATGCTTCTTATCAACCCTCCCCTTTTAGAAGAAG GGAAACCAGTAAAATGGCCAGAATTAAATAACTCTTGGAAACAGATTTACTTCGTTGGATTTACGGATC GTCATTATCTTTTACAACATATCACTTATCAAATGGTACCAGTTGACATCGATAAATGCAGAGAGTTCTACAAGCAAGAAGAG ttggattttaaatatatttggccACGTCATGTATTATGCTCTAAAGGCGCTGAATCAAAAAGCCAGTGTACGTTTGAAGCTGGTATGGCGTTAGTGGCTAATAACAAAGGAACATTGACTTTG GTAGGTCTAAGTATATCTGGACCTGGCTGCAGTTTGCCATCTCGTTACATAGAGTTCTTTCCATATATTCCATGGATTAAATCCCATATAGTAACACTAAATCTAAATTTTACAAGGCGAAGTGGTACCACCAGGAAGAAAGACGTCGTACCGATTGATCCCAGTTTAAATATTGTCAGCGATTCACATTCAATGGAACATGATTTTTATGTGACAAAAATTAATGATACGACAATGGTGTTGAATGCCG cATACGccaatattaaagaatatattggAGACTGTCTGGACAATCCAGGTGTTATGATGTACAGGGAAGCTGGAATAATTAGAGCGAAGGGATATAATACTGGAGTTTATGCg CTGTCATTATACGatctattttacaataaaattacatgCGTCATGGTGACTCTGAAATGTAAAAAACGTTCCTTAAGTAAATTTTGGTACGAGAAAGGCTTTCGTAAGGATGACTTATCGGATATCATCAAAGTGATACCAGTTGCGAAAAGAGGGAAACCAGTCCCTCCGAAGATATTATTTCTAACAGATATGTATCATCGatacgataaaataataaccgcgaatatttattttaaatttgaatttaaacatGAAGCAACGATCAACATTGATTTCTTTGGAACCCTCGTCCCTACTACTACAACTACttctactataaataattag